In one Hyphomicrobiales bacterium genomic region, the following are encoded:
- a CDS encoding RidA family protein, translating into MTIKRYHTNQRMSQMVIHNDTIYLAGQVGSPENSVADQTRDCLAKVDALLAEAGSSKEQMLQATIWLADMSDFAAMNEVWDAWVPEGQAPTRACGEAKLATPELLVEVIIIATR; encoded by the coding sequence ATGACAATTAAACGCTACCACACCAACCAGCGTATGAGCCAAATGGTGATACATAACGACACCATCTATCTCGCTGGGCAGGTAGGTTCTCCTGAAAATTCAGTGGCTGATCAAACCCGTGATTGTTTGGCAAAAGTGGATGCATTATTGGCTGAAGCAGGATCTTCCAAAGAACAAATGCTGCAAGCAACCATCTGGCTTGCCGATATGTCTGACTTCGCTGCTATGAATGAAGTTTGGGATGCTTGGGTGCCAGAAGGTCAAGCACCAACACGCGCTTGCGGTGAAGCTAAACTTGCAACGCCTGAACTACTTGTAGAAGTAATTATTATCGCCACGCGCTAA
- a CDS encoding ribose-phosphate pyrophosphokinase, giving the protein MKIVCGNANRTLAKDICEYLDIDMVGCEVKRFADEEIFVEIQDNVRGQDVFIVQSTSYPTNDHLMELLIMCDALRRSSAKRITAVMPYFGYARQDRRTSGRTPISAKLVSNLIVEAGADRVLTLDLHAGQIQGFFDIPTDNLFAAPVFGRDIKERYDTSKAMVVSPDVGGVVRARALAKRIDAPLAIVDKRREKAGESEVMNIIGDVKGHDCILVDDIVDSGGTLCNAAEALLADGANSVTAYITHGVLSGGAAARIGNSALKELAITNSIEPTEAIKNTANIRAISLAPLLGEAIDSTYHEKSISSLFK; this is encoded by the coding sequence ATGAAAATCGTTTGTGGCAATGCCAACCGAACACTCGCCAAGGATATCTGTGAATATCTGGATATCGACATGGTGGGATGCGAGGTTAAACGCTTCGCCGACGAGGAAATCTTCGTAGAAATTCAAGACAACGTGCGCGGGCAAGATGTCTTCATCGTCCAGTCCACAAGCTACCCAACAAATGACCACTTGATGGAATTGCTGATTATGTGTGATGCGCTGAGACGTTCATCAGCAAAACGCATTACAGCGGTTATGCCCTATTTCGGTTATGCCCGTCAGGATCGCCGCACATCAGGCCGTACCCCAATTTCTGCTAAGCTCGTATCAAACCTTATTGTAGAAGCTGGTGCTGATCGCGTTTTAACGCTTGATCTTCATGCTGGACAAATCCAAGGCTTCTTCGATATCCCAACGGATAACCTGTTTGCAGCGCCCGTATTTGGTCGCGACATCAAAGAGCGTTACGACACCAGCAAAGCCATGGTTGTATCGCCCGACGTTGGCGGTGTGGTTCGTGCCCGCGCCTTGGCAAAACGCATTGATGCACCGCTCGCAATCGTTGATAAGCGCCGCGAGAAAGCGGGCGAGTCTGAAGTCATGAACATTATCGGCGACGTTAAAGGCCATGATTGTATTTTGGTCGATGATATCGTCGATTCAGGCGGCACATTGTGCAACGCGGCCGAAGCGCTTCTTGCAGACGGTGCAAACTCTGTAACGGCTTATATCACGCACGGCGTATTGTCTGGTGGTGCAGCGGCCCGCATTGGTAACTCTGCGCTTAAAGAATTGGCAATCACCAATTCCATTGAGCCGACAGAAGCGATCAAAAACACAGCTAATATTCGTGCGATCTCATTGGCGCCTCTTTTGGGCGAAGCCATCGACAGCACTTACCATGAAAAATCAATCAGCTCGCTCTTCAAGTAA
- a CDS encoding Xaa-Pro peptidase family protein — MTVHFENAEFENRMQLLQAQMKEQNYDALLLFAQESMYWLTGYDTFGYCFFQCMVVRANGEVTLLTRSADLRQAQITSILEDIRVWTDRAGANPAINLRDLLDELGLLGSHIGIEYDTHGLTASNGRLVDDALKSFAKIDDASGVVHGLRCVKSDAEIAYVKKAAELGDASFLAALDTIKAGVDEGDVLAAMHDVIFRGGGDYPANEFIIGSGKKALMCRYSSGRQVLKDQDQITLEWAGTYRHYHVAYMQTVPVGKATPRHKELYAAAHEALLACRDAMVVGNTFGDVFEAHARVMEAHGLANHRLNACGYSLGARFTPSWMDGPMFYRDNPAVITPNMVLFAHMIIMDSDTETAMTLGRTYLTTENGPEDLSKLSLDLEVR, encoded by the coding sequence ATGACCGTTCACTTTGAAAATGCAGAATTTGAAAACCGAATGCAGCTACTGCAAGCGCAAATGAAGGAGCAAAATTACGATGCGCTTCTCCTCTTTGCCCAAGAAAGCATGTATTGGCTCACAGGCTATGACACATTTGGTTATTGCTTCTTCCAGTGCATGGTGGTGCGCGCGAATGGTGAGGTCACGCTGCTTACCCGCTCGGCTGATTTGAGACAGGCGCAAATCACGTCAATCTTAGAAGATATCCGCGTGTGGACAGACCGCGCAGGCGCAAATCCTGCCATCAATCTTCGCGACCTTTTAGATGAGCTTGGTCTTTTGGGTAGCCACATTGGCATTGAATATGACACCCACGGCCTTACCGCCAGCAATGGCCGCTTGGTTGATGACGCGCTTAAGAGCTTTGCAAAAATTGATGATGCATCAGGTGTTGTTCACGGCCTTCGTTGCGTAAAGAGTGACGCAGAAATTGCTTATGTCAAAAAAGCCGCCGAATTGGGCGATGCCTCATTTCTTGCAGCCTTAGACACAATCAAAGCTGGCGTTGATGAAGGCGACGTTCTTGCCGCCATGCATGACGTTATCTTTAGAGGCGGCGGCGATTATCCTGCCAATGAATTCATTATCGGTTCTGGCAAAAAAGCACTGATGTGCCGCTATAGCTCTGGCCGTCAGGTGCTTAAAGACCAAGACCAAATTACATTGGAATGGGCGGGCACCTATCGCCATTATCATGTCGCTTATATGCAGACCGTGCCAGTAGGCAAAGCAACACCGCGCCACAAAGAACTCTATGCAGCTGCCCATGAAGCACTGCTCGCATGCCGCGATGCAATGGTCGTCGGCAACACATTTGGCGATGTTTTTGAGGCCCATGCCCGCGTTATGGAAGCACATGGCCTTGCCAATCACCGTCTCAATGCCTGCGGTTACTCGTTGGGCGCTCGCTTTACTCCAAGCTGGATGGACGGCCCAATGTTCTACCGCGACAACCCAGCGGTCATAACACCCAACATGGTGCTGTTTGCCCATATGATCATTATGGATTCTGACACCGAAACGGCCATGACATTAGGTCGGACATATCTGACGACGGAAAATGGGCCGGAAGATCTGTCAAAACTAAGCCTTGATCTAGAAGTTCGATAA
- the pgeF gene encoding peptidoglycan editing factor PgeF: MASTKAFVQADELNAVSGIRHAYFTREDGASSGIFASRNIGLGSQDDREAVLENRARCARDLGITADKLATPYQIHSPNVITVTEVWDAGEGPKADALVTNIPGLMMGIATADCGPVLFADDKAGVVGAAHAGWRGATGGVLENTITAMEDLGADRANITAVLGPTIAQPSYEVGPEFVENLLKLGNENAIYFQPNDNEGHAQFDLPGYVTDRLTAFNVGTVNRLDLDTYADEQRFYSFRRTTHRGEADYGRLLSAIVLEG; encoded by the coding sequence ATGGCTTCAACTAAGGCTTTCGTTCAGGCAGATGAACTCAACGCTGTCTCTGGCATTCGGCATGCCTATTTCACCCGTGAGGATGGGGCGTCTTCTGGTATTTTCGCAAGCCGCAACATTGGGCTTGGATCACAAGATGACCGCGAGGCAGTTTTAGAAAACCGCGCACGCTGCGCACGTGATCTCGGCATTACTGCAGATAAACTCGCAACACCTTACCAAATCCACTCACCCAATGTGATTACCGTCACCGAGGTTTGGGATGCAGGCGAAGGCCCGAAAGCGGACGCCCTTGTTACCAATATTCCCGGCCTAATGATGGGCATTGCCACAGCAGACTGTGGCCCCGTTCTTTTTGCCGATGATAAAGCAGGCGTTGTTGGTGCGGCCCATGCAGGATGGCGTGGTGCGACAGGTGGCGTTTTAGAAAACACCATCACCGCCATGGAAGACCTTGGTGCAGATCGCGCAAATATTACAGCTGTATTAGGCCCAACCATCGCCCAACCTTCTTATGAAGTCGGTCCAGAATTTGTCGAAAATCTTCTCAAGCTTGGGAACGAGAACGCGATTTATTTCCAGCCAAACGATAACGAAGGCCATGCCCAGTTTGACCTGCCCGGTTATGTCACCGACCGTCTCACAGCTTTCAACGTTGGCACCGTCAATCGTCTCGATCTTGACACCTATGCCGACGAACAACGTTTCTACTCATTTCGCCGCACAACCCATCGCGGTGAAGCAGACTATGGCCGCCTATTAAGCGCAATTGTTTTGGAAGGATAA
- a CDS encoding SAM-dependent methyltransferase codes for MSPLLPRLVSQIQENGPMTVGQFMQIALTDPSDGYYTNQNPFGRSGDFITAPEISQLFGEMIGIWSIDVWQKMGAPAKFQLIEAGPGRGTLMADVLRTIQKLAPPMLEAATVSLIEISPALKEKQRQALSTFDVTINWHDTLSDVADQPIILLANEFLDALPIRQFLFQENRWHERAIGLSSDGSLEWGLIPATITVPSRLSPNVGDIFEICTPAQTFCASVCETIKNQGGAALFIDYGHLESGFGDTFQAVKDHQYVNVLETVGQADLTAHIDFDPLAKIGENADLTVKTTTQGAFLLEMGILQRAGQLGANLDIEQQKIIQNDVERLAAPDKMGNLFKAMTFAARGMDLHGFN; via the coding sequence ATGTCGCCTCTATTGCCTCGCCTTGTCAGTCAAATTCAAGAAAATGGCCCAATGACCGTCGGCCAATTTATGCAAATTGCGCTGACTGATCCAAGTGATGGCTATTACACGAACCAAAATCCATTTGGTCGCTCAGGTGATTTCATTACCGCACCTGAAATCAGCCAATTGTTTGGCGAGATGATTGGCATTTGGTCGATTGATGTTTGGCAAAAAATGGGTGCGCCCGCCAAGTTTCAACTGATTGAGGCAGGCCCCGGTCGCGGAACTTTGATGGCGGATGTTTTACGAACAATCCAAAAGCTCGCCCCACCCATGCTGGAAGCTGCAACCGTCAGCTTGATTGAAATCAGCCCTGCCCTCAAAGAAAAACAGAGACAAGCGCTTTCAACTTTCGATGTCACCATCAATTGGCATGACACGTTGAGCGATGTTGCCGATCAGCCGATTATCTTGCTCGCCAATGAATTTCTCGACGCGCTCCCAATCAGGCAGTTTCTGTTTCAAGAAAACCGATGGCATGAACGCGCCATTGGTCTCAGCTCAGACGGTTCATTGGAATGGGGCTTGATACCCGCAACAATCACCGTGCCATCGCGCCTTTCACCAAATGTAGGCGACATTTTCGAAATTTGCACCCCCGCCCAAACATTTTGTGCATCGGTATGTGAGACAATCAAAAACCAAGGTGGTGCTGCGCTTTTTATTGATTACGGCCATCTTGAAAGCGGGTTCGGCGATACCTTCCAAGCGGTCAAAGATCATCAATATGTCAATGTTCTTGAGACGGTCGGGCAAGCCGATTTGACCGCTCATATAGACTTTGACCCCTTAGCAAAAATTGGCGAAAACGCGGATCTCACCGTTAAGACAACGACACAAGGCGCGTTCTTGCTGGAAATGGGAATCCTCCAACGCGCGGGCCAATTGGGCGCAAATTTGGACATTGAACAACAAAAAATTATCCAAAATGACGTCGAACGGCTTGCAGCGCCGGACAAAATGGGGAACCTATTCAAAGCTATGACTTTTGCGGCAAGGGGAATGGACCTGCATGGCTTCAACTAA
- the lgt gene encoding prolipoprotein diacylglyceryl transferase gives MSLFAIPFPIIDPIAIELGPVVVRWYGLAYVAGLLLGYIYAKRICNTERLWAPTKNRITADHMEDFLLWAGLGVIIGGRLGFVLFYNADFYLQNPLSILKVWEGGMAFHGGLIGVVVAIILYTRTKGLSFLSFCDIMGTAAPFGLFFGRVANFINAELWGRTTDVPWAMVFPNGGDLPRHPSQLYEAALEGLLLWLFIRFLTHHKDALKTPGLVAGIFGIGYAASRIFVEFFRQPDEQLGFLFGDFITMGMILSLPVMAGGIALLIASRKKAKSA, from the coding sequence ATGTCCCTATTCGCCATTCCGTTTCCGATCATTGATCCCATCGCCATTGAGCTTGGTCCTGTGGTGGTTCGCTGGTATGGGCTTGCCTATGTCGCGGGGCTATTGCTTGGGTACATCTACGCAAAGCGCATCTGCAACACAGAACGTTTATGGGCACCAACGAAGAACCGCATCACAGCAGACCATATGGAAGACTTCCTGCTTTGGGCAGGGCTTGGGGTCATCATTGGTGGGCGGCTTGGTTTCGTGCTGTTTTATAACGCCGATTTCTATCTCCAAAATCCTCTCTCGATTCTCAAAGTATGGGAAGGCGGCATGGCGTTTCATGGTGGTTTGATTGGCGTTGTTGTCGCAATCATTTTATACACCCGCACCAAAGGCCTCTCCTTCCTTTCCTTCTGCGACATTATGGGAACCGCTGCACCGTTCGGACTATTCTTCGGGCGGGTTGCAAACTTCATCAACGCCGAACTTTGGGGCCGTACAACCGATGTGCCTTGGGCGATGGTTTTCCCAAATGGCGGCGACCTTCCCCGTCACCCAAGCCAACTCTATGAAGCAGCCCTTGAAGGCTTGTTGCTATGGCTCTTTATTCGTTTTCTCACCCACCACAAAGACGCGCTAAAAACACCCGGCCTTGTGGCAGGTATTTTCGGAATTGGTTATGCAGCCTCACGTATTTTCGTTGAGTTCTTCCGCCAACCAGATGAACAATTGGGCTTCTTGTTCGGGGACTTCATAACAATGGGCATGATCTTATCCCTCCCTGTTATGGCAGGCGGCATTGCCCTTTTGATTGCATCACGCAAAAAAGCAAAGAGCGCTTAA
- a CDS encoding accessory factor UbiK family protein: MMSQPTNKLLDEFAKLMTDVADVAQGFKREADGVVKSQLERFLSELDLVTREEFDAVRTMATKARDENDALLKRIEALEAKKGGK, translated from the coding sequence ATGATGAGCCAACCAACAAATAAACTTCTTGATGAGTTCGCAAAGCTAATGACAGACGTTGCAGATGTCGCACAGGGCTTCAAACGAGAAGCCGATGGCGTGGTCAAATCTCAGTTGGAACGGTTCCTAAGTGAACTCGACCTTGTGACCCGCGAAGAGTTTGATGCGGTGCGTACAATGGCCACAAAAGCGCGTGATGAAAACGATGCTCTTTTGAAGCGGATTGAAGCACTTGAGGCTAAAAAGGGCGGTAAATAA
- a CDS encoding YbjN domain-containing protein: MNFQDLHSDERDASPVDIIEVIAALNDWSFERSGSDEISICVAGRWSDYDVSFSWMDGVESVHLACGFSLRSPDHRLTEVRRLVSMINEQMISGHFDFWPDSNMIVYRQSLSLAGGVQPTNRQVQSMLATAVDGCERYFQAFQFALWAGRSAEDALACSLFETIGEA, from the coding sequence ATGAACTTCCAAGACCTTCATTCCGATGAACGCGATGCAAGCCCAGTTGATATTATCGAGGTCATAGCAGCGCTTAATGATTGGTCGTTTGAACGGTCTGGTTCGGATGAAATTTCAATTTGCGTGGCTGGGCGCTGGTCTGACTACGACGTGTCGTTTTCTTGGATGGATGGTGTCGAATCCGTGCATCTAGCTTGCGGTTTTAGTCTGCGTTCTCCTGATCATCGCCTGACAGAGGTTCGGCGTTTGGTCAGCATGATCAATGAACAGATGATTTCTGGTCATTTTGACTTTTGGCCAGACAGCAACATGATTGTTTATCGCCAATCACTCTCCCTTGCTGGCGGCGTGCAACCGACGAACCGTCAGGTTCAAAGCATGTTGGCAACGGCTGTTGATGGCTGTGAGCGGTATTTCCAAGCGTTTCAATTCGCTTTATGGGCTGGCAGAAGTGCTGAGGACGCGCTAGCCTGTTCATTGTTTGAAACAATTGGCGAAGCGTAA
- the proC gene encoding pyrroline-5-carboxylate reductase yields MGLISSERPVVLVGAGKMGGAMLTGWLKDGRAGQDFVILDPMLADEMKGLVANDGVRHFEAMPDDLVPSIVIIAVKPQMMDAVLPKVAASKNLDDTAFVSVAAGTSVATFQSHFGAEAAIVRAMPNTPSQVGRGITIGYPTAGVSADQKAAIAELLEITGGFDWVDREALIDAVTAVSGSGPAYVFHMVEAMAAAGEKAGLSPELALRLARATVEGAGELLYQSDLDAGTLRKNVTSPGGTTAAALDVLMDENGLTSLMTKAVDAAKARAEELGRA; encoded by the coding sequence ATGGGACTAATCTCGAGCGAAAGACCTGTCGTTCTCGTAGGTGCGGGAAAGATGGGCGGGGCCATGCTGACGGGCTGGCTGAAAGATGGCCGTGCGGGCCAAGACTTTGTAATCCTTGATCCAATGTTGGCTGATGAGATGAAGGGCCTTGTTGCCAATGATGGCGTGCGCCATTTTGAAGCAATGCCTGATGATCTGGTGCCGTCAATTGTGATCATCGCCGTTAAACCGCAAATGATGGATGCGGTTTTGCCAAAAGTTGCTGCCAGCAAAAATTTAGATGACACCGCATTTGTTTCTGTTGCTGCTGGCACGTCAGTTGCCACGTTCCAATCTCATTTTGGCGCTGAGGCTGCCATCGTTCGCGCTATGCCTAACACCCCGTCACAAGTGGGCCGTGGCATTACCATCGGTTATCCAACAGCTGGGGTGAGTGCGGACCAAAAAGCCGCCATTGCTGAACTCTTGGAAATCACGGGTGGTTTTGATTGGGTTGATCGTGAGGCATTGATTGATGCGGTAACGGCTGTTTCTGGTTCTGGTCCTGCCTATGTTTTCCATATGGTGGAAGCGATGGCCGCAGCGGGCGAGAAGGCGGGGCTTAGCCCTGAACTGGCTCTGCGCTTGGCGCGTGCGACTGTAGAAGGGGCGGGTGAACTGCTTTATCAATCCGACCTTGATGCTGGAACACTGCGTAAAAATGTTACGTCACCAGGCGGCACAACTGCTGCTGCTTTGGATGTGTTGATGGACGAAAACGGCCTGACGTCACTTATGACCAAAGCGGTTGATGCTGCAAAGGCGAGAGCCGAAGAGCTGGGTCGCGCTTAA
- a CDS encoding TetR/AcrR family transcriptional regulator, with translation MASEKQRLKIRNAFLDLLSQHDWDEISLAKVAEAAEVKLSELRGAFDGKVAMVEHFMREIDASVLDEVDVDVAEELPRERLMDILLSRFDALMPQKEAVRSIAKAAKADLSVAAQLNHVALVSMTWMLNAANIETGGLKGAVKVQGVAMVYAKVLQVWLNDDESMAKTMAALDKELRKGEQNMRRVERVQNMLGPLKGFKNLRRGRRAKPQFDDANTVDSASL, from the coding sequence ATGGCGAGCGAAAAACAACGGCTAAAAATTAGAAATGCCTTTTTGGATCTGTTGTCACAGCATGACTGGGATGAGATTTCTCTGGCGAAGGTGGCAGAAGCTGCAGAGGTGAAGCTCTCCGAACTTCGCGGTGCCTTTGATGGCAAAGTCGCGATGGTCGAACACTTCATGCGTGAAATTGACGCCAGTGTTTTGGATGAAGTTGACGTAGATGTTGCTGAAGAACTGCCGCGTGAACGTTTGATGGATATTTTATTGTCGCGCTTTGATGCATTGATGCCTCAAAAAGAGGCCGTGCGTTCTATTGCGAAGGCTGCAAAGGCTGATCTTTCTGTTGCAGCACAATTAAATCATGTCGCTCTGGTTTCTATGACATGGATGCTCAATGCCGCAAACATTGAGACCGGTGGACTTAAGGGCGCGGTGAAAGTGCAGGGCGTGGCGATGGTCTATGCCAAGGTTTTGCAGGTTTGGCTCAACGATGATGAGAGCATGGCCAAAACCATGGCGGCCCTCGATAAAGAACTACGTAAGGGCGAACAAAACATGCGACGGGTGGAGCGGGTGCAGAATATGCTAGGGCCGCTCAAGGGTTTCAAAAACTTGAGACGCGGGCGTCGTGCTAAGCCCCAATTTGATGATGCCAATACAGTGGACAGTGCAAGCCTATGA
- a CDS encoding tRNA-binding protein, whose amino-acid sequence MSDEISFDDFMKVDIRVGTVIEVNDFPEARKPAYKLVIDFGDEIGTRKTSAQITAHYTADSLKGRKVMAVVNFPPRQIGPFMSEVLTLGFADDNGDIVLAGIERDVPNGQRLC is encoded by the coding sequence ATGAGTGATGAAATTTCTTTCGACGACTTTATGAAGGTCGATATTCGGGTTGGTACGGTGATTGAGGTCAACGATTTTCCAGAAGCGCGCAAACCGGCTTATAAGCTCGTTATTGATTTTGGTGATGAGATTGGAACACGTAAAACATCCGCGCAAATTACAGCTCATTACACCGCTGATAGCCTAAAGGGGCGCAAAGTCATGGCTGTGGTCAATTTTCCACCTCGGCAAATTGGTCCGTTCATGTCTGAAGTTTTGACGCTTGGTTTTGCCGATGACAACGGTGATATTGTTCTGGCTGGCATTGAACGTGATGTGCCTAACGGTCAGCGGCTTTGCTAA
- a CDS encoding ATP-binding protein: protein MKNEPLQERTPVDHSLWRRLTPRSLYARALIIIIAPIVILQSVLVFVFMERHWNTVTRRLSAAVTQDISSVLKFMEAYPSKTDEENIIRIAREQLSLNLSILPPDPLPAPVPKPFFSLLDQTLSGEIAQKIGKPFWIDTVGRSQLVEIRIQLDDKVVQIFARRSQTYASNSHIFIFWMLGTAVVLMVIAIIFMRNQIKPIQRLANAAEDFGKGRDHPNFRPTGATEVRRASRAFIQMKSRIQRQIEQRTAMLAGVSHDLRTILTRFKLQLALLGEGKDVADLEQDVQDMQTMLAGYLDFAKGDADEQSADIELPDLYEDLIGYAKLENKTASYTFEGETIVHVSPIAFKRCLDNIWSNAIKHADTLKITGKNMSGWLVMSIEDDGPGIPKSERENVFRAFYRLDNARNLNTDKAGTGLGLSIARDSINSHGGTIELSDSDMGGLKVTLKIPA from the coding sequence ATGAAGAATGAACCGTTGCAAGAAAGAACACCTGTCGACCACTCCTTATGGCGACGGCTTACCCCACGCTCGCTTTATGCCCGTGCCCTCATCATCATCATCGCACCCATTGTGATTTTGCAGTCTGTTTTGGTTTTCGTGTTCATGGAACGCCACTGGAATACAGTGACACGCCGCCTTTCAGCTGCTGTGACACAGGATATTTCCTCTGTTTTGAAGTTTATGGAAGCCTATCCTTCAAAGACCGATGAAGAAAACATCATTCGCATTGCGCGTGAACAACTCAGCTTAAACCTGAGCATCTTACCGCCTGACCCTCTGCCTGCCCCCGTCCCAAAACCGTTTTTCTCACTACTTGATCAAACCCTTTCAGGTGAAATCGCGCAGAAAATAGGAAAGCCATTTTGGATTGATACCGTTGGTCGCTCGCAACTCGTGGAAATACGCATCCAGCTCGATGACAAAGTCGTCCAAATTTTCGCACGTCGTTCGCAGACCTATGCCTCGAACTCTCATATTTTCATTTTCTGGATGTTGGGTACTGCCGTGGTTTTGATGGTGATCGCCATCATTTTCATGCGCAATCAAATCAAACCAATTCAACGTCTTGCCAATGCTGCTGAGGATTTTGGTAAGGGCAGAGATCACCCAAATTTCCGCCCAACTGGCGCCACTGAAGTGCGCCGCGCAAGCCGTGCGTTCATCCAAATGAAAAGCCGTATCCAGCGTCAAATTGAGCAACGAACCGCGATGCTTGCCGGTGTCAGCCATGACCTGCGCACTATCCTTACCCGCTTCAAACTACAATTGGCTCTTCTTGGTGAAGGCAAAGACGTCGCAGATCTGGAGCAAGACGTCCAAGATATGCAGACGATGTTGGCGGGATATTTAGACTTTGCCAAAGGGGATGCAGATGAGCAGAGCGCCGACATTGAACTACCAGACCTATACGAAGATCTGATCGGTTATGCGAAACTAGAAAACAAAACGGCAAGCTATACGTTCGAAGGCGAAACTATCGTTCATGTAAGCCCCATCGCCTTCAAACGTTGCCTCGATAATATTTGGTCAAACGCGATCAAACATGCCGACACATTGAAAATCACCGGAAAGAACATGTCAGGCTGGTTGGTAATGTCGATTGAAGATGATGGTCCCGGCATTCCAAAATCAGAACGTGAAAATGTGTTCCGTGCCTTCTACCGACTTGATAATGCGCGCAACCTTAATACAGATAAAGCAGGTACGGGGCTTGGCCTCTCTATTGCCAGAGATTCCATCAACAGCCATGGCGGCACTATTGAACTGAGCGATAGTGACATGGGCGGCTTAAAAGTAACCCTAAAAATACCTGCATAA
- a CDS encoding response regulator: MNAITVQDEAPHILVIDDDDRIRSLLQRYLTDQGLRVTAAENAETARRFMNTLAFELLIVDVMMPGEDGISLTASIRDESDVPILMLTAKSDISDRISGLEVGADDYLSKPFEPRELLLRINNILRRNGPPLGATIELVRFGPFTFNLDRGELRKGESVIKLTDREKEMMRIFCAAAGECVPRHELLADPTSAGERTVDVQINRLRRKIEIDPANPIYLHTVRGIGYRILTDG; encoded by the coding sequence ATGAATGCGATTACCGTACAAGATGAAGCCCCCCATATTCTGGTGATTGACGATGATGACCGCATCCGCTCACTTTTACAGCGGTATCTGACAGACCAGGGTTTACGGGTAACGGCTGCAGAAAATGCCGAGACAGCGCGTCGGTTCATGAATACGCTCGCCTTTGAATTGCTGATTGTTGACGTGATGATGCCGGGTGAAGATGGTATTTCGCTCACCGCTTCTATTCGTGACGAATCGGATGTGCCAATCTTAATGCTGACCGCCAAATCAGATATTTCAGACCGCATTAGCGGACTTGAAGTTGGCGCGGATGATTACCTCTCCAAACCGTTTGAACCGCGCGAATTGCTGCTTCGCATCAACAATATTCTTCGCCGCAATGGTCCGCCACTTGGCGCAACCATTGAGCTTGTTCGCTTCGGCCCTTTCACCTTCAATTTGGATCGTGGTGAACTGCGCAAAGGAGAGAGTGTTATAAAGCTGACAGACCGTGAAAAAGAAATGATGCGAATTTTCTGTGCGGCAGCCGGTGAATGCGTGCCACGTCACGAACTGCTTGCAGACCCAACCAGTGCAGGCGAGCGCACGGTGGATGTGCAAATCAACCGACTACGCCGCAAAATTGAAATCGACCCCGCAAATCCAATCTACCTGCATACTGTGCGGGGCATTGGCTACCGGATACTAACAGACGGGTAA
- a CDS encoding MarR family transcriptional regulator — protein MRNTEGYRFDVVEHLFFAYRDFINDPDLVLEEIGFGRAHHRVLYFVNRTPGIRVADLLEILHITKQSLARVLKQLIESEHITQHSSPDDGRARLLFPTQKGRNLALALAQTQCRRIERALYELGPDGAVAAKKFLHLLINDADHEMIKKLEDI, from the coding sequence ATGCGCAACACTGAGGGATATCGCTTTGATGTTGTTGAACACCTCTTCTTTGCCTATCGCGATTTCATTAATGACCCTGATCTCGTTTTAGAAGAAATTGGCTTTGGCCGCGCGCATCACAGAGTTCTATATTTTGTGAACCGCACGCCTGGCATTCGCGTTGCAGATCTTTTGGAAATTCTACACATCACGAAACAAAGCTTGGCACGAGTTTTAAAACAATTGATCGAATCTGAGCACATAACGCAGCACTCAAGTCCTGATGATGGGCGCGCACGATTGTTATTTCCCACGCAAAAAGGAAGAAATCTTGCTTTGGCCTTAGCGCAGACACAGTGTCGCCGCATCGAGCGAGCACTTTATGAACTTGGGCCGGACGGGGCAGTTGCCGCGAAGAAGTTTCTTCATTTACTCATCAATGATGCGGATCATGAGATGATTAAAAAGTTGGAGGACATCTAG